The DNA sequence AAAAAGGGCAGTATTGGGATTGGACGTAATgttgagagttttttatggcatgaaaaattatccaaaaagttttaaacgtattgcacttttgtcaattcaatctcaaaccttttaattttgctaattgagtcataaaccttttcacaaattatcaattaaatctATTAGGCCAATTTTAACCGGAAAACACTAACGTGAATGCCGACCATCCCACGTGAAAATTAGGTCCAATCCAAAATTTGCATGCGACCGCAATGGTCCAGGCGAGGCTTGACGAGGGTCGCGACTCTTCGGGccacacaagaaaaaaaaaataaataaaaaaggaaagattttttttttttaaattgtacgTATTGACATTGTCTCCGCCACATAAAGTGGACAACATTTGCGTCAAAGATTTCCAACCGGAATTAATCAAacagactcaattagcaaagtatgaaaatatttatgactcaattgacaagattgaaagatttatgattgaatcaataaaagtgaaatgaatttagaattttttggacaattttcccttttgatttttgggGTTGTTTTGCTTATAATGAGCCTATTTGGGGCAAGATTAGAATCTCTAAAAGCATTGAGAAATTACACATTGgtttttttcattgataaaaATTGATAGAATTAATGGAAGCACTCGATTACACTTTCATACAAGTTTAAGGATTCAATCATATTTTTCGTAAATTTTTGTAAGAACTTTTGATCTACATATCTCATGTTATAAAAACAGAAGCATCATCAACTTTCcaataaaatcgaaaattttcaTATAAAGAAGCGAATTTCGGGTGAAAATGCTGATCACCATAACCAACTCTCAATTCTCAAGGGTAACTTTAAAATTAAACATGCGGATTTCGGACTTTGAAACCACACCGGATCTGTAAAAGTTCTGCAGGTGATTGTGACTCGTTAGGCAAATAAACACAGGTACTATAGGTGTCGATAAGTGCTGACGTAATTTTAATTCTTTGCGTGGAATAATTGAATTCAACATATAAATTTAAGCATTCATTCGTGTCACATTCGAATCTTTGATTTGTAATTCACGTTTGGCCTCGTATCGTGCAAAGGTGCGTAACATTGTCGATCTAGTAATGCTACTTAGAGTTACAATTACAAGTGGAACCATGCTTTTTTAACCCCCATAATTTCTCACAGTAGAATGGATTTTTCATGTCTGACGGAATCGATATTAAGTCCACTCTCTCTGCGCGTATCTGATCGTGTGCCTTCTGAGCCAAAGCTGATACACCACCATGTGGAACGCATCCAACGGCTGAGGCGACTGGTTCCACGCTAAGTGCCTGCTCGCGGCCACACACGATCCCCTCATCCGCTCCACGCGCTCCCTCGTCAACCCCCTCAGCGTGCGCTTCACTCCCTCCGCTCCGCCGCCGCTCCCCACGAACACCGCCATCTCCTGCCACCTCAGCACGTCGATCAACGGCAGGTCCTGGATGGGACGGTCCGTGATCACCACCGGCACGCACCCGAACCGCATGGCGTCCCCGATCCCCGACACGTCACCCCCGTAGTCAAACAAGCAGAACTCGCTCGTCGCGAGCCGGCGCGCGACGGTCTCCCGATCCGACGGCTCGGGCTCGATCAGGAAATCCGGATCTCCGGTTAACCCGTGGGCCAGGCCGGGGTCCTTGATCGCGCCGAGCCTCGCGTACGCCAGGTGCTCAGCCGGCCCGTTCGACGGCGAGGcgcgaggctcgccctcgccggCGGGGATGATGCCCGCCGGAGGCAGGGCCAGGTCCTTGTGGGGGACGAACCCGCCGTCCGACGCTGGGAAGCACGACATCTGGACGGAGTTCTTCTTCAGCTCGACGAGGTTCCGGTCCGACCCGGACCCGATCCCGTCGCAGGAGGCGTAGAAGTGGTCGGCCCCCAGGGTGCGGTTCCAGTAGGGGAGGTCCGCACGGAGGTCCCGGACGACGCGCGCTACGGAGCGCTCGGAGAGGTCGCCGTCGAAGGGGACGAAGAAGAGGTGGGCCTCGCTAGGTTTCTCGGTGACGAAGGGGCTGCCGAGGAGGGAAGCGAGGAAGAGCGATTCGGCTTCGGATTTGAACTTGTAGGTCCTGCGGGCGTCGTAGACGAAGATCCTGAAGTTCCCGACCATGTCGTCGTAGTCGGCGGCGAAAATGGCGGGCGATAGATACGgcggagaaggaggaggaggagtggagTGTACGGACGGtggagtgaggagagagaagaggaggaggaggaggaaagaggggTCGGCGACGAGCATTTTCGCGGGAGGCGGAGGAGAGAGGTTGAGCAATTTGCGTTGGGATCGGAGCTGGAAGTTGATGGAGAAAGAATCAGAGGAGGTCCCTGGCGGCTGGCGTTTTGTGAGGTCGGACAAAACTAGCGATAGCCGGCGGGGAGCATTCACAAGCATAAATTCGGGTTTGGATCCGAATCGGCTCGTCCAGATCCATTTTTccgagagttttttttttttttttttggtcataatttTTCCGAGAGTTGAAAAACACTGCCGTCCGATCTTTTGGTCCTTTCCTAAcctttcataaaagaaataaattttgaccaaaataaataaataaagtatacTAATTATTCAAAACCACTCTTTGTAGTTAAAAATTCGACTCTTTTAATAATAAAGTCAATATTAGAGATAGTATAGGTGTTAATGGATTTTTAAACGAAAATCAGCTTGTGCACAATAATGGATCTAAGACTTCTTAAAGCCTAGCTCGCAAGTTCCTAAAGGGCCAACCGACGGACAAATCGACTTATTGAACACTTCGTTCGTCTATGCATGTTCGATACATGATGTTTACTTACCTCAACTCATCCTGTACTTGTACACATCTCTTAGAGGTGGAATGGCATCTAACGACAAAAGTGGTCCAAGATGAACGATGAGCTATTTTAGTAATTTgagattattttaaaaatgattatgaaaTTCAAATGATAACTTAACCACTCCGTAATATTAATCTTTTAGAGAAAGAGATGGAGAAAATGTCTTTTTGAGGGAAAAGATACTTAGAACtgagataaaatctcacatCTCTTGGTAGTCCATGTCTTAGATATCCCACTCGCTTAAATAAAGAACTCGATGAACTCGAAATGACTAAATATTCGATCTAATCTCTCAATAAATAACTTTTCTCAATTTCGTCCTTAATGGAGAgtgaaatttttgcaaaaaatgcaaaagaaccA is a window from the Rhodamnia argentea isolate NSW1041297 chromosome 8, ASM2092103v1, whole genome shotgun sequence genome containing:
- the LOC115736815 gene encoding probable glycosyltransferase At5g20260, with the translated sequence MLVNAPRRLSLVLSDLTKRQPPGTSSDSFSINFQLRSQRKLLNLSPPPPAKMLVADPSFLLLLLFSLLTPPSVHSTPPPPSPPYLSPAIFAADYDDMVGNFRIFVYDARRTYKFKSEAESLFLASLLGSPFVTEKPSEAHLFFVPFDGDLSERSVARVVRDLRADLPYWNRTLGADHFYASCDGIGSGSDRNLVELKKNSVQMSCFPASDGGFVPHKDLALPPAGIIPAGEGEPRASPSNGPAEHLAYARLGAIKDPGLAHGLTGDPDFLIEPEPSDRETVARRLATSEFCLFDYGGDVSGIGDAMRFGCVPVVITDRPIQDLPLIDVLRWQEMAVFVGSGGGAEGVKRTLRGLTRERVERMRGSCVAASRHLAWNQSPQPLDAFHMVVYQLWLRRHTIRYAQREWT